A segment of the Haemorhous mexicanus isolate bHaeMex1 chromosome 3, bHaeMex1.pri, whole genome shotgun sequence genome:
gtgaggcccttCCAAATGTGaccaggctgttccctctcctgtccctgttccctgggagcagagcccgaccccccccagctgtcccctcctgtcagggagttgtgcagagccacaaggtcccccctgagctccttttctccaggctgagccccttcccagctccctcagcctctcctggggctccattcccttcccagctctgttccctggaCTGCCCCATtccactggagcagcagcctgggatgtcAGGGCTCCTGGGACAcccacctggggctgtgccccgcagtgccagcccttccctggcccTTGTGCCCCCTtacccagccctccctggcccctGTGCCCCCTTACCCAGCCCTCCCCTGACCCCTGTGCCCCCTTACCCAGCCCTCCCTGGTCCCTGTGCCCCGTtacccagccctccctggcccctgtgccctgcagtgccagccctcccctggtccctgtgcccccttacccagccctcccctggcccctgtgcccccttagccagccctcccctggcccctgtgccctgttacccagcccttcctggcccctgtgcccccttagccagccctcccctggcccctgtgccctgttacccagccctccctggcccctgtgcccccttagccagccctccctggcccctgtgcccccttagccagccctccctggccccaGTGCCCCCTTagccagccctccctggcccctgtgccctgcagtgccagccctcccctgacccctgtgcccccttagccagccctccctggcccctgtgccctgcagtgccagccctccctggcccctgtgcccccttagccagccctccctggcccctgtgcccccttagccagccctccctggcccctgtgcccccttagccagccctcccctggcccctgtgcccccttagccagccctccctggcccctgtgcccccttagccagccctccctggcccctgtgcccccttacccagccctccctggcccctGTGCCCCCTTAGCCAGCCCTCCCCTGGCTCAGCAATCCCCTCTGCATCCCCAGGAGAGTTCACCCCGGAAATGCAGCTCCGGATCCGGCAGGAAATcgagaaggagaagaaggtggAGCTGTGGAAGGAGCACTTCTTTGAGAGCTACTACGGGCAGAGGTGagagctcagctgtgctctggggtgcccaTCCATGGACACTGCGTTCCCTGGAGCCTGAGGAAGGTTCCTGGCTTCAGCTGGTTCCAGGAAACTGGGAAATGCCGGCGGGATCCAGGTCAGGTGGGAGGTTTGTCACCCTTTATCCACTGCAGGGTGTCCTGGCATGTCACTCCTCCTTGCTTGGAGCcactctcctggagctggggtggCCGAGCGTGCCCCACCTCAGGGTCAGGACCTGCATTCCCATATCTCCAGCCCCACACCACCTGGTTACACCTCCAAATCTGCCAGGCTTTTATTCTCTGCCTCCCCTTGCTTCAGGGGTTTCCCATCCTTTGAGGCTacagggaggatttggggtttctgaGTTGCTGAGAGACCGGGGAAGGAGCACACAGGTGTAAATAACTGACCAGGAATTTCTAACCCTGCACTGTGCCAGGTTTGGGGTTGTCCTCACCCTGCCAGCCACTGTGCCCCCCATTCATCCTGGGTGTATTAACCCTCCAGAGCCTTAGGGCATTCCTGGCATTCCCTGGTGTGgttggggtgctgtgggtgtcCCTCCAGGCTGTAAGAACAACTACAGGGATACACCAGGCTGGGAGTGCAGCTCACCAGGAGCTTCATCAGCCACCTGAGCCAGGTCTGTGCTCGTGGGAAGGTGACAACAGCCCCAGTCCTGGGGCATGAGGGGtacaggggacagcaggacaccGTGGAGGGGAtgtgtgcaggagcaggagctcagtTCCCTCCAGCTCCTGAGAGCTTGGTCTGGGGGAACCAATCCACAGATTCACCAGACCTTCCCAGGGTTAtatttggggaaaaaccccaatttGACAAATCACTGAGAGGGATGGATGAAGTTAATCCAGAAGGAGAAACTTTTCCCAGACATCACTGTGGGAATTAGATCCCATGCTCCTCCTGAAGGGGTGGTGGGACCCTTCCTTctcagtgtcccctcctgccagtGTCACCGtgtgagctgcagaggaggcacTGGGGGCTCATACAGGGAAATATACACTGTTGGCCAAACCCTTTGGGTTTGCAGCCTGGAAAGTTGGTGTCTGGAGCAGGCCTGGAGCTACCCAGTGTTCCATGTATTGCATTTAGCTGATTTCTGTTTCCTGTGGAAGGATTATCAGTAGGGAAGGTTCTCAGTGATGGTGGCACAGAATTGGGTGTGTGAGACATTTCTTTAGGGAGTTTATATAGAGAATCCTGCCTCCATTTCCCAAGGATGGGAAGCTTTTGCAGGGGCGTTTTACAAAGCAAAGTCTCTGTTTGCCTTGGCAGTTCTGGGCTGAGCCCCGAGGAGTCGGAGCGACTGACAGCGCAGCCCGAGGCGGCAgagcccggccggccccgcagccccccggcccCGTGCCGGGAGCAGGGCACGTCCGCATCCCCCTCggagccccaggcagccccagcagccggcaggaaagcaggagaggagggcagagaggagccGCAGCCCAAGGCAGCCAAGCCCGCCGAGGCGTCCCCGGAGCGGCGAGCGGCGAGAGCCGGCGAGTGGCCCGGGCCTGGCCAGGAGAGAGCTCCTGGAGAAACCCTGCCCCAGAAACCCCCCAGCACCGTCAGCCAcggggcagaggagcagaggaagccTGGGGCAGCCAAGGAGGCACCAGGAAAGGAATCTCTGGGTGCCCCGAGCAAACCAAAGAGCCCCGAGGCAGGCGGGGGAGCGGCGAAGGCGCAGAGCCCCGCGGCAGCCCCGGCCAcgctggagaaggagaaggagaaggagaagaagccCCCCGGGAGCGAGGCCATGGAGGTTGGGGTGGAGGCCCACAAGAGGAAGTcggagagcagggaggaagcTCCAGGCAGCCCCGAGAAGAAGCCCCGTgtggctgagccctgccagcaccagcaggcCTTTCGGAGGCAGCCCTTTCccggcgcggggccggcggTGCCGCGGGTGCCCCCGCTCAAGGTGAGCCCGGTAGGGACAGAGCCACGGCTGGGCCTCCCCGGGGGCTCCCCCAGGGCACTGAACCCCAAACTCTGGGTTCAGGGGGGGGAAGGGCCCTCAGAGCCCAGCCTGaccctgacacagctcctgccgtcccaggctgcagagaggggctctgcagggccgTGGTGACAAAGAggggcaggagcctggcagctggggacacccagggccaGAGGAGCCATCCAGGCCCCCTTGCAGCCAGTCCAGACACTGGGGTGAAaagcagagcccctggcagcactgcagtcTGGTTTGtagtgctgcagtgccagggcaggagcagggaaggagaattttggggaacATCTCAGGAGCAGAGGCCCtctgggaaaggaaggagggaattggcccctgctgggatgggcacggggaggcagcaggacagaaaCACTGCAGGCTTGGCAGGCCCTGGCTTTGAGAGCCAGgtcaggagcaggcagctgctgaccctgctgctccaggcccttaGGCAGAAGCTGGACTCCTGTAgtcctgtgtgtcccaggaATTCTGCTGCCCTGTTCATATCCTTCTGTACTAAAAGGGTGCAAAGTCAAAACTTTGAAAGCAGCTGATCATTGTCACCATGTTGATAGGAACAGCACCAAGGCAGGAAAGCATCAGTGAAACTGTCAGTGACACAGAATTGGGAAAAGTGTCCATAAAAGAGGTCTGGAATACCATGCAGGAAGGagggctggctgccagggcaaTAAAGGTGGGATTTCATTTAACAGCTGAGTGAGGTGAAGGTGATTGTGAATAGATTCCCTTGCAAAGcagggggaaatggggacagACATGTCCCCAAGACTTGTCATCCCCCAGAAATGAAGTGGTGAAGTGGTTGATCAGAGCTCAGTGGGATCCAGTGAGGATTTTATTCatatggaaaataaatgtaacCTCAGATGAACTCCCTGAGATCTCTGCAGGGGGAACAGCACCAGGCTCAGTGCAGGGCTCAGCACATATGTTGGGAAAGCAAACATGGGGCAAGTCAGCTGGAGCATTGGGGAAAATGTTTTAGAAGGAAAGAGTAAATTATTAGCAttttttctgcagctcaggggaTTTTTACATTTACATGGCTTTGTACAAAGGTGCTGAGGAGAGAAATGATGGGTGAGCAGGGGGAAAAGCGAGGCCAAGTCCAGCAGGATGATGACACCTTTCAAAGGATATCTGAATACAAAATTACATCTGAAGTTACATCTGAATGACGTGGAACAGGGGTTGACAGGTCAGGGGCTGGATCAGCCCTTCAGGGCGGgagcctgggggctctggggtgacTTGAGGGATGAGCTCCACTCAGAGTCATGGGGTTtgcagcaccccaaaactgcctggGAGGCATCCGAGGGTCAGACATGTCTCTGGtctccaggcagggacaggaggggtttCTCCAAAGGGATttctccaccaccaccaccagcagtTCTCTCAGACGAAAGTGCAAACACGACCCTGTGGGTGGGGTGCTCCCCGTGTCTCAGCTGtgcttttctcctgctctcttgCAGATTCCCGTGTCCAGAATCTCCCCGATGCCATTTCCTGCGGGCCAGGTCTCTCCCAGGGCGTGCttccccctgtccctcagcagtCCTGGCAGGACAGGGGCCAGGACCTTGGCCGACATCAAGGCAAGAGCTCAGCAGGCCAAGGCTCAGAGGgcagcggccgccgccgccgccgcctcggcCGGGGGGGCCGTGCCAGGGCCCGGCCCGGGCGGGGGGAGACCCCCGGGCAGGGGGGGAGACGGGAGAGACCCCGGCGGAGCCACccaagctgcagctggagcaaagGCACTGGAACTGGCAGGAACTGGAAGCGGGGGAGGTTCGAGAAGGTTTCTTCCCCATTGCCCAGGGCCCCGTTCCCAGGTGGAGGGCCAGGCGGAGCCGGGAGCTGCTCGCCATCCTCCTGGAGCACAACTACAGCCAGGGGCCCCCGCGGCAGCCCCGGCGCTAGGGAACGGCGCTGGGGCCACGCCGAGCCCCCCGCGGGGCACGGCCACCCCCGGGTCCCCGGGGATCCCCAGTGGGGACCGGGCAGGGACGGCCCCTCCTGCCCcggcccggggggctccggTGGCTGGGAACGGGAACGGTCCTTCAGCAGGGACCGCCTGTGACCTCCCCAAAGGCAAATCTCCTTCCCCTCTGGTGTCCCCCCCGCCACCCACGGGCCCcggagcccaggctggagctgtgggtgcaCCCgtcccaccctccagcagctcctcagtaGCAGCCAGCCTTAAGTCTCCTCCCGGTGGGGCCCTGCCCCGAGCGAGCTCCAGCATTCCTGCCAACAACCCTTTGGtcacccagctgctccagggcaagAGTGTCCCTCTGGAGCAGATCCTGCCCAAGCCGCTGaccaaagcagaaatgaaaagtgtCCCGGTGGCTCCTCAGGAAGAGAAGGGGGTGGCAGCTCCCGGCGCCGAGGCGGGGGACAGAGCATCGGGTTTGCCCCCGCAGCACCTTGGGAAGCTCTTCTGCCAGAACAGGCCTCTGCCTCACATTCCAAGGACCTTCCCACTCCCCTCGGGAAAGGAGCCCGGgcctgagcagcaccagggccaCGAGGCGCTGAGCAAATCcacccaggagcagatcctgcagacTCTCATCAAGAGGGTGCAGAGGCAGAACGTGCTGCCCGTCCTTCAGCCCTCGCAGCTGAACCTCCCGCACTCAGGTTTCCCGGTGGAAAACAGCTCCACCAGCCAGAGATTCATGCTGGGCTTCACGGGCAGGAGGACGTCCAAGCCTGCCATGTCTGGGCACTACCTGCTCAACATCTCCACCTACGGCCGCGGCTCGGAGAGTTTGAGGAGAGGCTTCTCTGGGAGCGCCGAGCCCcgcctggggctgagcagccccgCCGAGGGcgccagggcagagctgggcgAGGCCGAGGACACGGGcggccagggcagcagcagcgagGAGGACGCGGACGACGAGAGCTCCGGGGACGAACGGGAGCACAGCAGCGTCAAAGAGGAGCCACGGGCGGGGCagggggagaaggagcagggctcACACGGCCCTGCAGAGCCCGGCTCCCTGGGGGCAAAGGCTGCCAAGGCCGAGGCAGCCCCGGTGCGGCCGGCAGCCAAGGAGAAGGTGCCAGCATTAGATGGCACTGCGCTGGCCCGGGACCTGCTGCAGGCGGCGCAGGAGCAGATGGCCCACGCCATGAGGGGCAAGGGCCACGGTGGCACGGAGCTCTTCGGGCCCCCCACCCCGTCCTTGGACCCGGCACAGCCCCCGCTGCTCCCTGCCCCGCACCCCCCGAAGCTGCCCGGGAGCGCCGGGGCGCAGCTGCTGGGGTCCAGCTACAGCGGCACCATCAACGTCTCCACCTCGCCCGACGTGGGCCAGGGCTCGCTCATGAGCGAGTGCAACCAGCTGGCCAGCTCCATGGGCAACGTCATGTCCTTCTCCGTGACCGTCACCACCATCCCCACCGGGCAGGCCGTGAACTCTGGCGGCCACGGGCAGAGCCTCCCGGTGCAGGCGTTCGCCGAGGACGGCGCCATGGAGGATCCCCCTTCCAAATGTTACTGCAGGTTGAAAGCCATGATCATGTGCAAGGGCTGCGGTGCCTTCTGCCATGACGACTGCATCGGCCCCTCCAAGCTCTGCGTCTCCTGCCTCGTGGTGCGGTAACGGGGGCGGCGCGAGGGGAGCAGCACGGCTTCCTCCGGGGGCTGCTGTCGGAAGAATCTTGGGAAGAAACAGGAATTTTACTGCCTTGCACAAGAGACACGTTACTGAATCAGGAATACAGAGTTAGAGTCCTTCTTTCATTAACGAAAGAGCACCTTCTTGTACAGGGAGTCGAAATCGCGCTCGACTACATGAATTGTGACAAGAGTTTGCACTTAAGGAATTATGTAAATATGCCacattattttgtttaaagatattttttcaatCTTTTAGGAGATAGTGTTTGACTTGTACTGCAGTTCCAGTAaccccagcctgctctgagcacgtttgctgagctctgctctccccgGGGAGATCCAGCCCACAGCCCATCGTTGGTTTTCTCCTGGCAGAGGGAACGGGATAATCCGAGTCCAGCCGTGTGTGGTGATGGAGCACTGaggcaggagccctgagcaggCTCCCTTGGCTGCTCCCAGTTCAGATCCCTGGGAACTGATGCCGTGCCAGCCTTTCTCTCCATTGCCTTTCCCTCTGTTCCAGAGGCCCCTGGGCTGTGCAATGCAGGCTGGTGTTCCTGGTTTGCAGATCCCCTCTCCCAGTATCCCAGCTGAAGGGAGGTGTCCgggtgtgctgctgctggagctgcagggagctgggctggccatGGCAGTGACCAGAACAGCTCAGTCCTGGGGACTGTCACGGACCCACTGGGAGCAGGGGtcacacagctgtgcctggccaggcagggctggcaggactctgctctcctgggcatTCCCAGAACTGGCAGGAGTCTGCtctcctgggaattcccagaaCTGGCAGGagtctgctctcctgggcattcccagggctggcaggaacctgctctcctgggcatTCCCTGAACTGGCAGGagtctgctctcctgggcaTTCCCAGGACTGGCAGGagtctgctctcctgggcaTTCCCAGGACTGGCAGGAGTCTGCTCTCCTGGGAATTCCCTGAACTGGCAGGagtctgctctcctgggcattcccagggctggcaggaacctgctctcctgggcattcccagggctggcaggagtcTGCTCTCCTGGGAATTCCCTGAACTGGCAGGagtctgctctcctgggcaTTCCCTGAACTGGCAGGagtctgctctcctgggcattcccagggctggcaggaacctgctctcctgggcattcccagggctggcaggaacctgctctcctgggcattcccgggagctggagctgccatcccacagctcagagccagctgctcttgggacaAGGGGGCAGGTGAAGGGCACAAAGTGTCACCCTGGGTCCTGCCATGCTCTGGGAAGCTTTTGTTCTCATCCAAACACCCCCATGGTCAGACATCTCCAGTTTCTGTCCAAGATTTTGTATTTCCTGGGTGTAGGGGAAGGCAATTGAGTGTCTGTCGTTGGGTGGCTCTTTGTGTTTGAGATACCAAattgggctgagctcagctcagctggggcccagctgggggaggggtgctggggcagcccctcAGGGCTGACTGGGGACACGGCTGGTGGCACCTGTGCTCCCTGACAGTTCCTGGGTTCCTTCACTTGCACTGAGGGAAATCAAAGCACAGTGGCCCCGTgttcctgggagctgagggtgctGATGGAGCACGAGTCACCCAGGGCTGTTCTCCTCCCCGGGTGGGTGGGGCCCTCGCTGCATCCTGGTCAGGGAACAGAGCTATGTATGTTTTTGATGGAAAAGCACTGAATTCACTTTTAATCCAAAGGCCTTTTTAAGCTGAAGCAATATTCCCCCAGCAGTGGGTTAACTGAGTGGTGCACGGGGTCCtcagccttcccttcccctctcctttgTACTActgctcccctccccttctccccgGGAGCCCGGCACtggtggggaggagcaggaataaTTCCTGGGTGGTTTTCCACAGAACAAGAGGtgcccaaggctgccagagctccaggagcctttgacaaggctctcaggcacagggtgggattgttggggtgtccgtgcagggtcaggagttggactggatgatccctgtgggtctgTTCCAGCACAGGATATTCCATGACTGTGATTTAGTTGGTGGTGACAAGGAAAAGGGAGTTTCAGACTCGATCCCGTGGCAGCAGGAGCGTTTCCCTCCCTGTGTGGGGAGtgcagctgcctctggagcagcaggagctgcagcatcacCTGCTCTGGGTTCTGCCACCTGAAatttcctgcagagcagtgacCCCCCACTGATGTGATTCCACATCGCTGCTCAGGCATCCCATGGTGAGGAGCATTTAGGGATTAGAAATtaacttgattttttaaatctaaaacATTGCACAAAATTGTCCCCACGAGCATCTCCCGCCCGTGGCGGTGGTGGGGGTAGCCCAAGAACCCCCGGCCTGTGCCACCTTCCTGCCACTGCCCACTTGCAGCTCTTGCTGGGGAAGAGGAAATCCTGCATTTTTGTAAACCTGGGGAGGGAGGCAGTGTGGGCTGGTTTGGAGCTGAGAGCAGGATCTGTCCACTCCTCCCTCGCTAGTCCTGGACAGACACTTCCATTCCTGGCTGGGCCGGCCCAGGAGAGGCCAACGTGCATTTGACAGAGTCCTTCTCAGAGGAGAGTGAGAGGTTTCTGTGCACACTTGGGTCAGTTCTGGTCTCTCCTTGGCTCCTCTCAGGGTGATTTTCCAGGCTGTTGGAGAGGGGGAagcagaggatgaggagggagcTGTGACCCTGAGCACTCACAGGCgtttggctgctgcagctgccgctGGAAGGGCTCTTCCAGAGCTCCCCTGGCACTTCCCaagccatccctgcccagctggttcCTCCTGCTGGATTTCCCTTGCTGAGCGTGGGCTCGCTGTGCCCGTTCCCTGGCAGTACAGGGGAATGCCATTCCCAGAGCCATCCCGTGGGAATGTGCCCATCTGGCTGTGCcatccaggaggggctggctggTGACCCGGGGTGGGACACTCGGTGACCCGGGACATGGAGGTGGCCTGGCTGGCATTGGCCAGGGTAGGATGGTGCTGGTGGCTCGGGAGTTTCCACCTGTCAGTGCCTTAGTTCCATTTCATGGATCCACACTTAGCTTGGGCTacctttcttctgtttctttttaaggaaatcGATTCTCTCGGTGCCCATTGAGGTCTGAGCACGCTCCTGGTGCAGCCTGGGGGAGCATCTCCGAGGGCGAGCACAGGGCACTGGGTGTGAGGAAATTGTTTGGGATAAGGGGCTGGGTGTAAAAATCCATGGAATAGGGACAAAGCCCGGGAAGTtttgtgtgctgcagctgggtgtgGGATGATGGCTTTCAGAAGGGGGATCCTGTGGAGTTCCTGGGGGGGGACCAGCCTGTCCCGCTGCTGAGGCTCCTTCCCATCGACAGTAAATGCACCTCCACACGGGATTTATCATAAAGGGATGTCGTGACAGAGTTTAAACCATTAGACTTCGGTCCCCCAAGAGTGAGTTTAATAGCACTGCAGGGAATGGCAGCATCAAAAATCCAGGATTTCCAAAGCCTGATGGCAGAGTGTTTGTGGCAGGGAAAGGAACCTGATGAGGGAGGAGGTTTCAGTTTCCCTTTTCAGGACACAGAACTGGAATTACAGCCTGACCAACGCTTCActtcccagccccaaacccctcagacAGGCTGTGGCGCAGGAGGTGCCAGCGCGGCTCTGGGGGTTCAGGTTTTGAGCCAGGTGGGCAGCAAGGGAAGGAATTCGGTGTGGAATTTTACTTTCCCTTCGGGAATTTACAGGAAGGAGGAGGTTCCAAGCAGTTGCACTGGTTGGGAAGGTggaattataattttttttttttggttgcacaaaacagctgctggagcagcagttcCTGGTCAGGTCGTTACTGGGAGGGACCCTCAGGAGGGATCCTCGGGAGGGACTCTCAGGAGGGACCCTCGGGAGGGACCCTCAGGAGGGATCCTCAGGAGGAATTCTCGGGAGGGACTCTCAGGAGGGACCCTCGGGAGGAATCCTCGGGAGGGACTCTCAGGAGGGACCCTCGGGAGGGACCCTCAGGAGGAATCCTCGGGAGGGACTCTCAGGAGGGACCCTCGGGAGGGACCCTCAGGAGGAATCCTCGGGAGGGACTCTCAGGAGGGACCCTCGGGAGGGATCCTCAGGAGGAATCCTCGGGAGGGACTCTCAGGAGGGACCCTCGGGAGGGATCCTCAGGAGGAATCCTCGGGAGGGACTCTCGGGGGAGAGGCAGCAAAGACCATCCGGGGCGGGAGGGTGGATCGGGAGCGGCTTTGGGGCTTCTCTCCTCCCGGGGGGCTCCGTGCGATGGTTCCTGAGACCCGCGGGCGGTGCGGAGagcagggccgggctggggtTTCCCACAGCGGGAATGTgggaggcggcggggccgtgGCAGCATCACTTTGCTGATTAATTATGACAGGTAATtgcaggggtgggcagggcGCTGCCGGCTGCCCGGGAGCAGAGCTCCGCTGCCGCCgggtgacacggggacaggggacaggggacaggagctgggtgcCGGGAGGGAGCGGCCCCGGGTGGTTTTTAACGCTTGCGTTTGCTGTACGTGCAGAGCGAGTCGGAGAGCTTACAGTAATATATTTTAAGTAATATATATTTTAGTATCTGAAAAGAGAGGGCAAAGGAGGGGTTCTGAGTGGTGACAGGGTACCGGGGGCAGTTCCTCGGCCAGGCCAGCGGGGTTACTGCAGCACAACTGAAGAGGCTCCGTTCCTGCCGTTAATGCAATAAAAACGGGAATTCTCACAAAGAAGCAATCCAATACTGTTTCCCAGAGGCTTTTCCTGTGTGGACAACAGGCCTGTAAACATAGTTCCAAAAATCCTAAACCTTTgtcttttgcctttttaaaaggGACTTTGATTGGGCTTGAGGGTCTGTACAGCAAAATCGAGGTGACACcatttg
Coding sequences within it:
- the ASXL2 gene encoding putative Polycomb group protein ASXL2 isoform X1 translates to MREKGRKKKGRTWAEAARTVLEKYPNTPMSHKEILQVIQKEGLKEISGTSPLACLNAMLHTNSRGEEGIFYKVPGRMGVYTLKKDIPDGLKELSEGSEESSDGHSDSQSSEHSSSSSDGCAAKDRRKSRWKRKVPPRLPPAGSPQPGCPSPAGPAKGLSSSQKHSKKALKQALKQQQQKQQQQQQCRAGMGPGMALPSSQHVLLKAKATPGRSGWEGKQADGHSSSPPNSTSSSSPSVKLENSLPGLPKKPFPRSDRLHARQLKRARCAEIDVETPDSILVNTNLRALINKHTFSLLPPEGQQRLLLLLPDVDRQVGPDGLMKLSSSALNNEFFTSAAQGWKERLSEGEFTPEMQLRIRQEIEKEKKVELWKEHFFESYYGQSSGLSPEESERLTAQPEAAEPGRPRSPPAPCREQGTSASPSEPQAAPAAGRKAGEEGREEPQPKAAKPAEASPERRAARAGEWPGPGQERAPGETLPQKPPSTVSHGAEEQRKPGAAKEAPGKESLGAPSKPKSPEAGGGAAKAQSPAAAPATLEKEKEKEKKPPGSEAMEVGVEAHKRKSESREEAPGSPEKKPRVAEPCQHQQAFRRQPFPGAGPAVPRVPPLKIPVSRISPMPFPAGQVSPRACFPLSLSSPGRTGARTLADIKARAQQAKAQRAAAAAAAASAGGAVPGPGPGGGRPPGRGGDGRDPGGATQAAAGAKALELAGTGSGGGSRRFLPHCPGPRSQVEGQAEPGAARHPPGAQLQPGAPAAAPALGNGAGATPSPPRGTATPGSPGIPSGDRAGTAPPAPARGAPVAGNGNGPSAGTACDLPKGKSPSPLVSPPPPTGPGAQAGAVGAPVPPSSSSSVAASLKSPPGGALPRASSSIPANNPLVTQLLQGKSVPLEQILPKPLTKAEMKSVPVAPQEEKGVAAPGAEAGDRASGLPPQHLGKLFCQNRPLPHIPRTFPLPSGKEPGPEQHQGHEALSKSTQEQILQTLIKRVQRQNVLPVLQPSQLNLPHSGFPVENSSTSQRFMLGFTGRRTSKPAMSGHYLLNISTYGRGSESLRRGFSGSAEPRLGLSSPAEGARAELGEAEDTGGQGSSSEEDADDESSGDEREHSSVKEEPRAGQGEKEQGSHGPAEPGSLGAKAAKAEAAPVRPAAKEKVPALDGTALARDLLQAAQEQMAHAMRGKGHGGTELFGPPTPSLDPAQPPLLPAPHPPKLPGSAGAQLLGSSYSGTINVSTSPDVGQGSLMSECNQLASSMGNVMSFSVTVTTIPTGQAVNSGGHGQSLPVQAFAEDGAMEDPPSKCYCRLKAMIMCKGCGAFCHDDCIGPSKLCVSCLVVR
- the ASXL2 gene encoding putative Polycomb group protein ASXL2 isoform X2, yielding MGPGMALPSSQHVLLKAKATPGRSGWEGKQADGHSSSPPNSTSSSSPSVKLENSLPGLPKKPFPRSDRLHARQLKRARCAEIDVETPDSILVNTNLRALINKHTFSLLPPEGQQRLLLLLPDVDRQVGPDGLMKLSSSALNNEFFTSAAQGWKERLSEGEFTPEMQLRIRQEIEKEKKVELWKEHFFESYYGQSSGLSPEESERLTAQPEAAEPGRPRSPPAPCREQGTSASPSEPQAAPAAGRKAGEEGREEPQPKAAKPAEASPERRAARAGEWPGPGQERAPGETLPQKPPSTVSHGAEEQRKPGAAKEAPGKESLGAPSKPKSPEAGGGAAKAQSPAAAPATLEKEKEKEKKPPGSEAMEVGVEAHKRKSESREEAPGSPEKKPRVAEPCQHQQAFRRQPFPGAGPAVPRVPPLKIPVSRISPMPFPAGQVSPRACFPLSLSSPGRTGARTLADIKARAQQAKAQRAAAAAAAASAGGAVPGPGPGGGRPPGRGGDGRDPGGATQAAAGAKALELAGTGSGGGSRRFLPHCPGPRSQVEGQAEPGAARHPPGAQLQPGAPAAAPALGNGAGATPSPPRGTATPGSPGIPSGDRAGTAPPAPARGAPVAGNGNGPSAGTACDLPKGKSPSPLVSPPPPTGPGAQAGAVGAPVPPSSSSSVAASLKSPPGGALPRASSSIPANNPLVTQLLQGKSVPLEQILPKPLTKAEMKSVPVAPQEEKGVAAPGAEAGDRASGLPPQHLGKLFCQNRPLPHIPRTFPLPSGKEPGPEQHQGHEALSKSTQEQILQTLIKRVQRQNVLPVLQPSQLNLPHSGFPVENSSTSQRFMLGFTGRRTSKPAMSGHYLLNISTYGRGSESLRRGFSGSAEPRLGLSSPAEGARAELGEAEDTGGQGSSSEEDADDESSGDEREHSSVKEEPRAGQGEKEQGSHGPAEPGSLGAKAAKAEAAPVRPAAKEKVPALDGTALARDLLQAAQEQMAHAMRGKGHGGTELFGPPTPSLDPAQPPLLPAPHPPKLPGSAGAQLLGSSYSGTINVSTSPDVGQGSLMSECNQLASSMGNVMSFSVTVTTIPTGQAVNSGGHGQSLPVQAFAEDGAMEDPPSKCYCRLKAMIMCKGCGAFCHDDCIGPSKLCVSCLVVR